A part of Aegilops tauschii subsp. strangulata cultivar AL8/78 chromosome 2, Aet v6.0, whole genome shotgun sequence genomic DNA contains:
- the LOC109775252 gene encoding cell division control protein 48 homolog B produces the protein MGEVMAARSRGGTNGEDGEPVARWRAEEAVAGNRMALQALRELVIYPFLYARQSRLLGLKWPRGLLLYGPPGTGKTSLVQAIVRECSAHLTMINTYSVHKAHAGEGEKFLREAFSEAYSQASQGRPAIIFIDELDGICPRRNSRREQESRIVGQLLTLMDGNKKLSKKLPHVVVVASTNRVDAIDPALRRPGRFDSEIEVTVPTVEERLQILKLYSKNLHLDENVDLQIIAGWCNGYVGADLEALCREAARLAYRRLSNSSEDGKVLTLLMEDWESARSQIKASMIRGVTKEAPTVSWDDIGGLKDLKKKLQQAVEWPIKHAAAFARLGISPVRGVLLHGPPGCSKTTLAKAAAHAAQASFFSLSGAELYSKYVGEGEALLRRTFQRARLSSPSIIFFDEADAIAPKRTGPSGDSGNATVGERLLSTLLTEMDGLELATGIIVLAATNRPKAIDAALLRPGRFDMVLYVPPPDAQGRHEILRIHTRKMKLGEDVDLGEIAERTELFTGADLEGLCREAGMAALREDLSASSIHKAHFEAAIRSLRPSLTKTEVDEDAAAAIHGPARKN, from the exons ATGGGCGAGGTAATGGCCGCACGGAGCAGAGGCGGCACTAATGGGGAGGACGGCGAGCCGGTTGCACGTTGGCGAGCGGAGGAGGCTGTCGCTGGGAACCGTATGGCCCTTCAGGCCCTCCGGGAGCTCGTGATTTATCCCTTCCTCTACGCTCGCCAGTCCCGCCTGCTCGGGCTTAAG TGGCCCAGAGGGTTGCTGCTCTACGGCCCCCCTGGCACCGGAAAG ACAAGCCTGGTTCAAGCCATTGTTCGAGAATGCAGTGCCCACCTGACAATGATCAA TACGTATTCTGTGCATAAAGCTCATGCTGGAGAGGGTGAGAAATTCTTGCGTGAAGCTTTCTCTGAAGCGTACTCTCAGGCGTCACAGGGCAGGCCGGCCATTATTTTCATCGATGAACTGGATGGTATATGTCCACGGCGTAACAGTAG GAGAGAGCAGGAATCCCGCATTGTTGGTCAGCTGCTAACTCTGATGGATGGAAATAAGAAATTGTCGAAGAAGCTTCCTCACGTAGTTGTTGTTGCGTCAACTAACAG GGTGGATGCCATCGATCCAGCATTGAGAAGGCCAGGACGTTTTGACTCAGAGATAGAGGTCACTGTTCCTACGGTAGAAGAAAGGCTGCAGATTCTTAAG CTCTATTCCAAAAATCTGCATCTTGATGAAAATGTTGATCTTCAAATTATCGCTGGATGGTGCAATGGTTATGTTGGTGCTGATCTAGAAGCTCTGTGTCGAGAAGCTGCCAGACTTGCTTATCGTAGATTGTCAAACTCATCCGAGGATGGGAAGGTGCTCACACTACTCATGGAAGATTGGGAGTCTGCGAGATCTCAGATCAAAGCAAGCATGATAAGAGGGGTAACTAAAGAAGCTCCAACTGTTTCATGGGATGATATTGGAGGTTTGAAAGATCTAAAG AAAAAGCTTCAGCAAGCTGTTGAGTGGCCCATCAAGCATGCCGCTGCCTTTGCAAGACTGGGGATATCACCAGTTCGTGGTGTGCTTTTGCATGGTCCTCCAGGGTGCTCCAAGACTACCCTTGCCAAGGCTGCAGCACATGCCGCCCaagcttctttcttttctttgag TGGTGCAGAACTATACTCGAAATATGTTGGAGAAGGTGAAGCTTTGTTGCGAAGAACATTTCAGAGGGCACGGCTGTCGTCTCCAAGCATCATATTCTTTGATGAGGCTGATGCAATCGCCCCTAAACG AACTGGTCCTAGTGGGGACAGTGGCAATGCCACAGTAGGAGAAAGACTCCTATCAACTTTGTTGACTGAAATGGATGGTTTAGAACTGGCTACG GGGATTATTGTTTTGGCTGCTACTAATCGTCCCAAGGCAATCGATGCAGCTCTTCTCCGTCCAGGGCGTTTTGATATG GTGTTGTATGTTCCACCGCCAGATGCGCAAGGCAGGCACGAGATACTACGCATCCATACACGGAAGATGAAGTTGGGGGAGGATGTGGACCTTGGGGAGATAGCGGAGCGCACCGAGCTGTTCACCGGTGCTGATCTCGAAGGCCTGTGCAGGGAAGCAGGAATGGCGGCACTGAGGGAAGACCTGTCAGCCAGTTCAATACACAAGGCTCACTTCGAGGCCGCGATAAGGTCGCTAAGGCCATCACTGACAAAAACAGAAGTTGACGAGGACGCAGCTGCCGCCATCCATGGCCCAGCTAGGAAAAATTAG
- the LOC109775262 gene encoding protein CHROMOSOME TRANSMISSION FIDELITY 7, translating into MQPKINTFFKRQATGPDSNSEATEAKRPKSCGDGKVLNKKRNYGQFHLELGQPDFLLHMCAACGMMYARGNDEDEKVHRAYHKSYLEGVPFKGWREETVVMRSEGGDRIILASGENSCIRNSKVQEVIKVVEKELGFGEGQLLHKLCKVYLFVSGGRIAGCLVAEPIKAAHEVIPSSASENRSNLPDNKTESAQAKHTLEFGKISFKREVLRRHNHPDKSKEECQGPGAIVCEEEAVPALCGFRAIWVVPSRRRKGIASQLVDAARKSFCEGGTLGISQCAFTPPTSEGKELASTYCKTSAFLVYRDGDV; encoded by the exons ATGCAGCCCAAGATCAACACGTTCTTCAAGCGCCAGGCCACGGGGCCGGATTCGAACag CGAAGCGACGGAGGCGAAGAGGCCCAAGAGCTGCGGCGACGGCAAGGTCCTCAACAAGAAGAGGAACTACGGGCAGTTCCACCTGGAGCTGGGGCAGCctgatttcctcctccacatgtGCGCGGCCTGCGGCATGATGTATGCCCGCGGCAACGACGAGGACGAGAAGGTCCACAGGGCCTACCACAAGAGCTACCTCGAGGGCGTCCCGTTCAAG GGTTGGCGCGAGGAAACCGTGGTTATGAGGTCCGAGGGTGGTGACCGGATAATTCTAGCAAGCGGTGAAAACTCATGCATACGGAACAGCAAG GTTCAGGAGGTGATCAAAGTGGTGGAGAAGGAGCTGGGGTTTGGTGAAGGCCAGCTCCTTCATAAGCTCTGCAAG GTGTATCTGTTTGTATCTGGCGGGAGGATAGCGGGGTGTCTAGTTGCCGAACCGATAAAAGCAGCACACGAAGTTATTCCAAGCTCTGCATCGGAAAACCGAAGCAATTTGCCGGACAATAAAACTGAATCAGCACAGGCAAAGCATACATTGGAGTTTGGGAAAATAAGCTTCAAGAGGGAAGTCCTACGACGGCATAATCACCCCGACAAGAGTAAAGAAGAGTGCCAGGGCCCTGGTGCCATAGTCTGTGAAGAAGAAGCTGTGCCCGCGCTCTGCGGATTCCGGGCAATCTGGGTGGTGCCATCGCGCAGAAGAAAGGGAATAGCGTCCCAGCTTGTGGACGCTGCAAG GAAAAGCTTCTGTGAAGGCGGCACGTTGGGGATCTCACAATGTGCTTTCACGCCTCCAACCTCTGAAGGGAAGGAGCTGGCATCGACCTACTGCAAGACCAGTGCATTCTTAGTCTACAGGGATGGAGATGTATAG